From the Candidatus Saccharimonadaceae bacterium ML1 genome, one window contains:
- a CDS encoding ATP-binding protein, with protein sequence MGALIVLFVTAALIAAGATVIFFVYRGTLREAKNYERGLKMVPILIHLPPASDDIAGENRDKRDLTEEVLSQAQVMYNIIASTATKGFKSRIYGQRHLSFEIVARDGLVYYYAVVPTVLTSVVRQAVAAAYPSARLEEVTEHSVFSKVGKMSGTIGGEFTLKKHYSYPIATYMESKRDASRALLNAISAAGREDGIGLQFLIRPARDNWSKVAVSMAEKIIKDKQNGKKSPLGSFFSPNELMEALWKPPTGSTDGNKGPGEENKQLNAVEQATVEAIQEKTRYPGYEVLVRVVVSSNTAARSQGVLKNIVAAFALFDSPTFNGFKFNLSKNIEELTSSFIFRFFPQQVNQNILNSVELATLFHLPDQNSIPTSQVKRQMSKQVDGPTQVMETGLLLGYNEFRGVKKPIRLSDKDRRRHIHVIGQTGVGKSVLQENLAYQDMLDGRGFAFVDPHGDSAEALLSKVPKERVEDVVYFNPSDMDNPIGLNMFEFDHPDQKDFLVQEAIGMLYGLYDPGHTGIVGPRLEHIFRNCALLLMSDPGGGTFIDIPKLLIDDAFMKSKLKYVTDQQVLDFWTKEFPASQRSSEAGEVISWVVSKFGPFISNDAMRNIIGQKKSGFNFADIMNNRKILLANLSKGKMGDLNSKLLGIIFVMKFQAAAMARANIPEEERKDFTLYVDEFQNFATDSFETILSEARKYRLSLVLGNQFMTQLQESLREAILGNVGTTITGRIGITDAEIMVKRYTPVFDAEDLTKLPNFESVCVAQIEGVPSAPFSMSWVPPMGQSNQQLGDALKRLSAVKYGHPRAQVEREIFERLKTADAAQSGPKTGRAGMVSSAGAKPGGVGAPKSGGSSFLDEWLAKRKQMTGGSGRSPVASAASAAGKMMSPQPVASPVSPSPAAASGAMSNPFQSGTTSGVSGSPSTNQSATQYGNSNIPPQQMPRPGLVNQPPASLSQPASSLMPTSDTASLRDNFNTVTPPPVSQAGMTVSSPQQPLQRSSDGRIDAISSRQDDEVTIKLR encoded by the coding sequence GTGGGCGCACTAATAGTACTTTTTGTTACAGCGGCATTGATTGCGGCTGGTGCAACAGTTATATTTTTCGTGTATCGCGGCACATTGCGTGAAGCAAAGAATTACGAGCGCGGATTGAAGATGGTGCCGATTTTAATTCATCTGCCACCGGCGAGCGACGACATTGCAGGTGAAAATCGCGACAAGCGCGACTTGACCGAAGAGGTGTTGTCGCAGGCGCAAGTGATGTATAACATTATTGCGAGTACTGCTACGAAAGGATTTAAGAGCCGAATCTATGGTCAGCGTCATTTATCGTTTGAAATCGTGGCGCGCGACGGACTTGTGTATTATTACGCTGTCGTACCAACGGTCCTTACGAGCGTTGTGCGCCAGGCGGTGGCAGCGGCATATCCATCAGCGCGACTTGAAGAGGTAACGGAGCACTCGGTGTTTAGTAAAGTGGGAAAGATGAGCGGGACGATTGGCGGTGAATTTACGCTTAAGAAGCATTACTCATATCCGATTGCAACTTATATGGAGTCGAAGCGTGATGCGTCGCGTGCTTTGCTGAATGCGATTTCGGCAGCAGGACGTGAAGATGGCATTGGGCTGCAATTTTTGATTCGCCCAGCGCGCGACAACTGGTCGAAGGTCGCTGTGTCAATGGCTGAGAAAATTATTAAAGATAAACAGAATGGCAAGAAGTCTCCGCTTGGTTCGTTTTTCTCGCCAAACGAATTGATGGAGGCGCTATGGAAACCACCGACTGGATCGACTGACGGCAATAAAGGTCCCGGCGAAGAGAATAAGCAATTAAATGCAGTTGAGCAGGCAACGGTTGAGGCTATTCAAGAAAAAACGCGGTACCCTGGCTATGAGGTTTTGGTTCGCGTGGTCGTGTCGTCGAATACAGCGGCACGTTCGCAGGGTGTTTTGAAAAATATTGTTGCAGCGTTTGCATTGTTTGACTCGCCAACGTTTAATGGCTTTAAATTTAACCTATCAAAGAATATTGAAGAGCTAACCTCATCGTTTATCTTTAGGTTCTTTCCGCAACAGGTTAACCAGAATATATTGAACAGTGTAGAGCTGGCAACGCTTTTTCATCTGCCGGATCAAAACAGTATACCTACATCGCAAGTGAAGCGGCAGATGAGCAAGCAGGTTGATGGTCCGACGCAAGTCATGGAGACGGGGCTATTGCTTGGCTATAACGAGTTTCGCGGCGTGAAAAAGCCGATTCGTTTGAGTGATAAAGACCGTCGCCGTCATATACATGTGATTGGTCAGACTGGTGTTGGAAAGTCTGTATTGCAAGAGAATTTGGCATATCAAGATATGCTAGATGGCCGTGGCTTTGCGTTCGTTGATCCGCACGGTGACTCAGCAGAGGCACTCTTAAGCAAAGTGCCGAAGGAACGCGTTGAGGATGTTGTTTATTTTAACCCAAGTGACATGGATAATCCGATCGGATTGAATATGTTTGAGTTTGACCACCCCGACCAAAAAGACTTTTTGGTGCAGGAGGCGATTGGGATGCTATATGGACTGTATGACCCTGGACATACGGGAATCGTTGGTCCACGTCTTGAACATATATTCCGAAACTGCGCGTTGCTACTGATGAGCGATCCGGGCGGTGGTACGTTTATTGATATTCCAAAATTGCTTATCGATGATGCATTTATGAAGAGTAAGCTGAAGTATGTTACCGACCAACAAGTGCTTGACTTCTGGACGAAAGAGTTCCCGGCGTCGCAGCGGTCAAGCGAAGCGGGTGAAGTTATTAGCTGGGTCGTATCAAAATTTGGGCCATTTATCTCTAATGATGCGATGCGAAATATTATCGGGCAAAAGAAGAGCGGATTTAATTTTGCGGATATTATGAATAATCGTAAAATTTTGCTCGCAAACTTGTCAAAAGGAAAAATGGGAGATTTGAACTCGAAACTCCTTGGTATTATTTTTGTGATGAAATTTCAGGCGGCGGCGATGGCCCGCGCAAATATACCAGAGGAAGAGCGCAAAGATTTTACGTTGTATGTCGACGAGTTCCAGAACTTCGCGACCGATAGTTTTGAAACGATCCTTAGCGAAGCGCGTAAGTATCGGTTGAGCTTGGTACTTGGCAATCAGTTTATGACGCAGTTGCAGGAAAGCTTGCGTGAGGCAATTTTGGGTAACGTTGGTACGACGATCACTGGGCGTATTGGTATTACCGACGCGGAGATTATGGTAAAGCGCTATACTCCGGTGTTTGATGCGGAAGATTTGACGAAGTTGCCGAATTTTGAGTCGGTTTGCGTGGCGCAGATAGAAGGTGTGCCTTCGGCGCCGTTTAGTATGAGCTGGGTTCCGCCCATGGGGCAGAGCAATCAGCAGCTTGGTGATGCGCTGAAGCGGTTGTCTGCAGTGAAATACGGACATCCGCGTGCGCAGGTGGAACGAGAAATCTTCGAGCGGCTCAAAACAGCAGATGCTGCGCAGTCCGGACCGAAGACGGGAAGAGCAGGTATGGTTTCATCCGCTGGGGCGAAGCCTGGTGGTGTTGGCGCGCCAAAGTCTGGCGGCTCGTCATTTTTAGACGAGTGGCTTGCCAAGCGTAAGCAGATGACAGGAGGGAGCGGGCGCTCACCGGTAGCGAGCGCTGCGAGTGCTGCGGGCAAAATGATGTCGCCACAGCCGGTCGCTTCGCCAGTGAGTCCGTCTCCAGCGGCCGCTTCTGGGGCAATGAGTAATCCATTCCAATCAGGTACAACTTCGGGAGTGAGCGGCTCTCCGTCTACTAACCAGTCGGCGACTCAATATGGCAATAGTAATATACCTCCGCAGCAAATGCCGCGTCCCGGGTTGGTAAATCAGCCGCCAGCCTCTCTATCGCAACCGGCGAGTAGTCTAATGCCTACGTCAGATACCGCTAGCTTACGAGACAATTTCAATACTGTCACGCCGCCCCCTGTGTCGCAAGCTGGGATGACAGTATCGTCGCCACAACAACCATTGCAGCGGTCGTCTGATGGGCGTATAGACGCAATATCATCCCGCCAGGACGATGAAGTGACGATAAAATTGCGGTAG
- a CDS encoding DUF11 domain-containing protein, producing the protein MFRKLVSNLSFSPALVGQLGFYAKRLRKEETTRRLGLIFTALALIVQSFTMLQAPEPASAADATDMVYGGTHTPSAVMSSYDQNVNNIRDLYTAIGISRADIQRATGNLEYHRSSEGLYSWGMKPVFGASSGEGSYTVKTSGGTRTFYYRPQRLWGNSGSYSAYVGRSSSTGLWFGIMRSCGNLITFTIPPRPACPPGQVGTYPNCSTPPKNPTSTCSALDIKKNGDTYQFTGSGIVTDGATISKYIFQVYRDNTLVKTIESSSSVATYTEKTPGSYSVKLTIKTSLGDRTSAGCTKGFTIAPPAKCPQNPALLKTDPNCQPCPGDSTIWINDAKCNAEIIQTKTAQNTSQNNTDATTIAAKATDQIVYKINVTNKGLKATEYTIKEDLADVLQYASLENTGGGTLTDDNSSDGIATKTLLTWPKVTLKPGETQTRIFSVKLASTIAAKGAGTGNPNSYDCVMTNTFGNTVNINVDCPVQKKVESVVAQLPHTGPNENIAFAAIIFAVVTFFYARSRQLKKEVRLIRRDFNTGTI; encoded by the coding sequence ATGTTTAGAAAGCTCGTATCAAACCTTTCATTTAGCCCTGCACTCGTCGGACAACTAGGGTTTTATGCTAAGCGTCTGAGAAAAGAAGAGACAACACGCCGCCTTGGGCTTATATTCACCGCCCTTGCGCTTATTGTCCAGTCATTTACAATGCTTCAAGCGCCAGAACCAGCAAGCGCAGCCGATGCGACTGACATGGTATACGGCGGCACTCACACGCCAAGCGCCGTCATGTCCAGCTACGACCAGAACGTCAACAACATTCGCGATCTGTATACCGCTATTGGCATTTCTCGCGCCGACATCCAACGGGCAACTGGTAATTTAGAATATCACCGCAGCAGCGAAGGGTTGTATTCCTGGGGCATGAAGCCTGTTTTTGGTGCTTCAAGCGGCGAAGGAAGTTATACCGTGAAAACGAGCGGTGGCACGCGTACATTTTATTACCGACCACAACGACTTTGGGGAAATAGCGGTTCTTATTCTGCCTACGTCGGGCGGTCCTCGTCAACTGGCTTATGGTTCGGCATTATGCGCTCGTGCGGCAACTTAATCACGTTTACTATCCCGCCGCGACCAGCGTGCCCTCCAGGTCAAGTGGGAACCTATCCTAACTGTTCAACGCCACCTAAAAACCCAACCTCAACGTGCTCAGCACTTGACATCAAAAAGAACGGAGATACCTATCAATTCACTGGCAGCGGGATTGTTACGGATGGCGCAACGATTTCAAAGTATATATTCCAGGTATATCGCGATAACACACTGGTTAAGACGATAGAGAGTAGTTCAAGTGTCGCAACTTATACGGAGAAAACCCCCGGCAGTTACTCGGTCAAATTAACAATCAAGACATCACTTGGCGATAGAACGAGTGCTGGGTGTACCAAAGGCTTTACAATCGCCCCGCCAGCAAAGTGCCCGCAGAACCCAGCCCTACTCAAAACAGACCCAAACTGCCAGCCATGTCCCGGTGACTCAACGATTTGGATCAACGATGCAAAATGTAATGCTGAAATTATTCAAACCAAGACCGCACAAAATACGTCACAGAACAACACCGATGCCACAACGATTGCAGCAAAGGCCACTGATCAGATTGTATACAAAATTAACGTCACCAACAAAGGGCTAAAAGCGACAGAATATACGATCAAGGAGGATCTAGCCGACGTTTTGCAATATGCAAGCTTAGAAAACACCGGTGGCGGCACGCTTACAGACGACAATTCATCGGACGGAATCGCGACAAAAACACTGCTGACATGGCCAAAAGTAACATTGAAACCAGGCGAAACACAAACGCGCATATTTAGCGTAAAACTCGCGAGCACGATCGCTGCAAAAGGCGCTGGCACAGGCAACCCAAATTCCTACGACTGCGTCATGACAAACACGTTCGGAAACACTGTCAATATCAACGTCGATTGCCCTGTCCAAAAGAAAGTTGAGTCAGTTGTCGCCCAGCTGCCGCATACTGGTCCCAACGAGAACATCGCATTCGCAGCAATTATATTCGCCGTCGTTACATTCTTCTACGCACGCTCGCGTCAGCTGAAAAAAGAAGTACGCTTAATACGCCGCGACTTTAATACTGGCACAATTTAA
- a CDS encoding Divergent PAP2 family protein produces the protein MTISPYLVAVAVGWIIAQGAKYITAAVKAHSLQVFDRLYLSGNMPSAHSATVVSIATLIALRDGVDSGLFGLAVVLALVVMYDAMMVRHSVGEQGAVIKHILKESNIAVKEPHVADGHTPLEVIVGVCIGMLAGIVVFYTTK, from the coding sequence ATGACGATATCTCCATATTTAGTAGCGGTTGCTGTTGGATGGATTATTGCTCAAGGCGCTAAATATATTACGGCAGCGGTAAAAGCGCACAGTCTGCAGGTGTTTGATCGGCTGTATTTGTCCGGTAATATGCCAAGCGCACACAGCGCAACGGTTGTGTCAATTGCGACACTTATCGCGCTGCGAGATGGCGTTGATAGCGGGCTATTTGGTCTCGCAGTGGTTCTGGCGCTTGTTGTTATGTATGATGCTATGATGGTGCGCCATTCGGTTGGTGAGCAAGGAGCGGTTATTAAGCACATCTTGAAAGAGTCAAATATAGCAGTAAAAGAACCTCATGTAGCGGATGGACATACGCCGCTTGAAGTGATTGTCGGTGTGTGTATTGGTATGCTTGCCGGTATTGTTGTATTTTACACTACAAAATAG
- a CDS encoding DUF2178 domain-containing protein: MTVCSIVGVLAIMQSSTPSHSSPLIILLVFLLLYVSVCGALTFLLYGVRLAVVRISKGKLNDHTSTLFSRSIAYGSVLAFSPIILVAVQSIGGLKLYEIILVVVFETVAIFYVYKQQ, encoded by the coding sequence ATGACGGTTTGTTCAATCGTCGGGGTTCTCGCCATCATGCAGTCGTCTACTCCTTCGCATTCAAGCCCATTGATTATATTGTTGGTATTTCTACTTTTATACGTGTCGGTATGTGGAGCGTTGACATTTTTGCTATATGGCGTACGGCTTGCTGTCGTGCGTATCAGTAAGGGCAAATTGAATGATCACACTAGCACTCTTTTCTCTCGGTCAATCGCATACGGGAGTGTTTTGGCGTTCTCGCCGATTATTCTTGTGGCCGTGCAATCTATCGGCGGGCTGAAGTTGTATGAAATTATACTCGTTGTTGTGTTTGAGACGGTGGCAATATTCTATGTTTATAAACAGCAGTAA
- the gyrA gene encoding DNA gyrase subunit A produces the protein MSNMNEDSAMQQQEHKPVEGEVLTQTDHSHSKTVEIRTVEDVMEDNFLRYSMSVIVDRALPDVRDGMKPVHRRIVYVMDKMGIGPASKTVKSAQIVGEVMGKYHPHGDSSIYDAMVRMAQDWVGRYPLVQGQGNFGSMDGDPPAAMRYTEAKMTRVSEALLADIDKETVDFRDTYDATHQEPVVLPAKLPNLLLNGQVGIAVGMATNIPTHNLGEIVDATVALIDNPEATLDDLMKYIKGPDFPTGAVVYGGAPMRQAYATGRGSVTIRAVANIEEAKRGRHQIIVTEMPYGVNKATLIEKIADLVHDKKLTTISDLRDESARGSVRVVIELKKDAYPKKVLNQLYKLTALQTNFHYNMLALVETGTNPVALQPRVLGLHDILHEFIKHRQKVVRRRTEYELRKAKERAHILEGYKIALDHIDEVIRTIRASKTQDEAEKALIEKFGLSVIQAKAILAMQLRRLTGLEREAIENELAELRKKIAYFEKVLADENEILRIIKEELLEIKEKYGDERRSKIINTEVGKFSDEELIPEEDTVVLVTTENYIKRTLASDYRRQNRGGKGKRGMTTKEEDVIDQLVPASTHDWLLFFTNKGRVFRLKAYEVPAASLAAKGVAAVNLLQLQPEEKITSIINLAKDAGSDGYLFMATTKGTVKKTAVSDYANIRTNGLIAINLDDGDELRWIKQTDGKSDVIISTSAGQAVRFNEEECRPMGRAARGVRGVRLRPNDSVVGMDVVTSADQTLLVLSANGYGKITKVANFPSHKRGGVGIKAATVTAKTGPIVTVQTLESDAVEAIIISQGGQTIRVGLGDIPTLGRTTQGVRVMRLSDDDSVSSIGIMRDSGEDEG, from the coding sequence ATGTCTAATATGAACGAAGATAGTGCAATGCAGCAACAAGAACATAAACCGGTAGAGGGCGAGGTGCTGACGCAGACTGACCATAGCCATTCAAAGACTGTTGAAATTCGTACCGTTGAAGATGTCATGGAAGACAATTTCCTGCGGTATTCAATGTCGGTCATCGTTGATCGTGCGCTGCCTGACGTGCGCGACGGCATGAAGCCGGTGCATCGTCGTATCGTGTATGTGATGGATAAAATGGGCATTGGTCCGGCCTCAAAGACAGTTAAGAGCGCTCAGATCGTCGGTGAAGTGATGGGTAAATATCATCCGCATGGCGACTCGTCGATCTATGATGCAATGGTGCGTATGGCGCAGGATTGGGTTGGGCGCTATCCGCTTGTGCAAGGCCAGGGTAACTTTGGCTCTATGGATGGGGATCCGCCGGCTGCAATGCGTTACACTGAAGCAAAAATGACGCGTGTGTCCGAGGCGCTTTTGGCGGATATTGACAAAGAAACGGTTGATTTTCGCGATACATACGACGCGACGCATCAAGAGCCTGTTGTATTGCCAGCGAAGTTGCCAAATCTGCTGCTTAACGGGCAAGTTGGCATTGCTGTTGGTATGGCAACAAACATTCCGACACACAACCTCGGCGAGATCGTTGACGCAACGGTAGCGTTAATTGATAATCCAGAGGCAACGCTTGACGACTTAATGAAGTATATTAAGGGTCCTGACTTTCCAACAGGGGCGGTTGTGTATGGCGGTGCGCCAATGCGCCAGGCGTATGCGACCGGTCGCGGCAGCGTGACGATTCGTGCAGTGGCAAATATTGAGGAAGCAAAGCGCGGACGCCATCAAATTATCGTAACAGAGATGCCTTACGGTGTTAACAAGGCGACGCTTATTGAAAAAATTGCTGATCTAGTACATGACAAGAAACTCACGACAATCAGCGATCTGCGCGACGAATCGGCGCGTGGTAGCGTTCGCGTAGTGATTGAGCTAAAAAAGGATGCATATCCAAAGAAAGTATTAAATCAGCTCTATAAACTAACGGCGTTACAGACGAATTTCCATTACAATATGCTAGCGCTTGTTGAGACGGGTACGAATCCAGTGGCATTGCAGCCGCGAGTGCTTGGTCTGCATGATATCCTGCATGAATTTATCAAGCATCGCCAAAAAGTGGTGCGGCGGCGTACGGAATATGAACTGCGCAAGGCAAAAGAGCGGGCGCATATTTTAGAGGGCTACAAAATTGCGCTTGATCATATTGATGAAGTAATTCGAACGATTCGCGCCAGCAAGACACAAGATGAGGCTGAAAAGGCGTTGATTGAGAAATTTGGTTTGAGCGTTATTCAAGCAAAGGCAATTCTTGCGATGCAACTGCGTCGTTTGACAGGCCTAGAGCGCGAAGCGATTGAGAATGAGCTGGCTGAACTGCGTAAGAAAATTGCATATTTCGAAAAAGTCTTAGCGGATGAGAATGAAATTTTGCGCATTATTAAAGAAGAACTTCTTGAGATTAAAGAGAAATATGGTGATGAGCGTCGTAGTAAAATTATCAACACAGAAGTTGGTAAGTTCAGTGATGAGGAATTAATCCCAGAAGAGGATACTGTTGTATTGGTAACAACAGAAAATTACATTAAGCGGACACTCGCGAGCGACTATCGCCGCCAAAACCGCGGTGGTAAGGGTAAACGCGGCATGACGACAAAAGAGGAAGATGTTATTGATCAGCTTGTGCCGGCCAGTACGCACGATTGGCTGCTGTTCTTCACGAATAAAGGCCGCGTGTTCCGCCTCAAGGCGTATGAGGTGCCGGCAGCGAGTCTTGCGGCTAAAGGCGTTGCAGCGGTTAACCTGCTTCAATTGCAGCCTGAAGAGAAAATTACATCAATCATTAACCTCGCGAAAGATGCGGGAAGTGATGGCTATTTGTTCATGGCGACAACTAAGGGTACTGTAAAAAAGACAGCAGTTTCTGACTACGCAAATATTCGAACAAACGGGTTGATCGCGATAAATCTAGATGATGGCGATGAACTGCGCTGGATTAAACAGACTGACGGTAAAAGTGATGTTATTATATCAACATCTGCCGGTCAAGCGGTGCGGTTTAACGAAGAAGAGTGCCGACCAATGGGGCGAGCGGCGCGCGGCGTGCGCGGCGTGCGGCTGCGTCCAAATGATAGCGTAGTTGGCATGGATGTTGTAACATCAGCAGATCAAACGCTCCTGGTCTTGAGCGCAAATGGCTATGGAAAAATTACGAAAGTAGCGAATTTCCCGAGTCATAAGCGTGGCGGCGTTGGCATTAAGGCAGCGACAGTTACAGCAAAAACTGGTCCGATCGTTACTGTGCAAACGCTTGAATCAGACGCGGTTGAAGCGATTATTATCAGCCAGGGCGGGCAAACGATTCGTGTCGGGCTGGGCGACATACCAACGCTGGGGCGTACAACGCAAGGCGTGCGTGTGATGCGGCTTAGCGACGATGATAGCGTATCGTCAATCGGTATTATGCGCGATTCAGGAGAAGACGAAGGCTAG
- the gyrB gene encoding DNA gyrase subunit B — protein MAKQKDDGSYDGSQIQVLEGLDPVRKRPGMYIGSTGYDGVHHLIKEIADNSIDEAIAGHGTRVDVRILEDGGITITDDGRGIPVDKHPKTGLSTLETVLTVLHAGGKFGGGGYKVSSGLHGVGSSVVNALSSRMIAEVAKNGSIYRIEFERGKTVVPFKKSRLTDENWTRGTRITFYPDPEIFKETTKFDYRWVVSYLRHQAYLTKGVYVTVYDERTKERQAFYFEGGIRSYVKNLNVGKDVLGNEIFYVEKQVDDSMVEVAIQYNDSYVETVKPFANNVLTPDGGTHLAGFRSALTRVINDYARKNNLLKEKEDNLSGDDIREGLTAVILVKLPDPQFEGQTKNKLGNPEVRRYVEQVMNEYFAYFLEENPAVAKKIVNKALLAARARKAARAARDNVIRKGALDGASLPGKLADCSSKNPAECELYIVEGDSAGGSAKTGRDSRTQAILPLRGKVLNTERARLDKMYANREILSLIKGMGVGIGDAFDMRGLRYHRVVIMTDADVDGSHIATLLMTFFFRYMRPVVEGGYIYLAKPPLFKLKLSQHKQEYLYNEEALDAKYQELIAARKEKGVAIDPSEPLVRQAGLSESSLQRYKGLGEMDADQLWETTMNPENRVLVQVRLEDAERADAIFTKLMGNEVEVRKNFIQANAKKMSLEELDV, from the coding sequence ATGGCTAAACAAAAAGACGACGGTTCTTATGATGGTTCGCAAATTCAGGTCCTTGAAGGTCTTGACCCGGTTCGCAAGCGCCCAGGCATGTACATTGGAAGCACGGGTTACGACGGTGTTCATCATTTGATTAAAGAAATTGCCGACAACTCTATAGACGAAGCAATTGCTGGTCACGGCACACGTGTTGACGTGCGAATCCTTGAAGATGGTGGTATTACGATTACCGATGACGGGCGCGGTATCCCGGTAGATAAGCATCCGAAAACTGGTTTGAGTACGCTTGAGACAGTATTGACTGTGCTACATGCTGGCGGTAAGTTTGGCGGCGGCGGTTATAAGGTTTCGTCTGGATTGCATGGTGTTGGCTCAAGCGTGGTGAATGCTTTGTCGAGCCGAATGATCGCTGAAGTCGCAAAAAACGGTTCAATATATCGAATTGAATTTGAGCGGGGCAAAACAGTCGTGCCGTTTAAGAAAAGCCGTTTGACAGACGAGAATTGGACGCGCGGCACGCGGATTACGTTTTATCCCGATCCTGAAATATTCAAAGAAACGACGAAATTTGACTATAGATGGGTCGTGAGTTATCTTCGCCATCAGGCCTATCTGACAAAAGGCGTGTATGTAACGGTTTATGATGAGCGCACCAAAGAGCGCCAAGCGTTTTATTTTGAGGGGGGCATTCGCAGTTATGTGAAGAACCTCAACGTCGGCAAGGATGTTCTTGGTAACGAAATTTTCTACGTTGAAAAGCAGGTTGACGATTCAATGGTTGAAGTAGCAATTCAGTATAATGATTCCTACGTTGAGACAGTGAAACCGTTCGCAAATAACGTGTTAACTCCAGATGGCGGTACGCATTTAGCTGGTTTTCGGTCGGCGCTCACGCGCGTTATAAACGATTATGCGCGTAAAAACAATCTGCTAAAAGAAAAGGAAGATAATTTATCTGGCGATGATATTCGCGAAGGTTTGACGGCGGTGATTTTAGTGAAGCTGCCCGATCCGCAGTTCGAAGGCCAGACGAAAAATAAGCTTGGTAATCCAGAGGTGCGGCGGTATGTCGAACAGGTGATGAATGAATACTTTGCGTATTTTCTGGAAGAGAATCCAGCGGTTGCGAAGAAAATTGTCAATAAAGCGTTGCTTGCAGCCCGAGCGCGCAAAGCAGCCCGAGCCGCACGCGATAACGTGATTCGCAAAGGTGCGCTTGATGGCGCTAGTCTACCTGGTAAGTTAGCAGACTGTTCAAGTAAGAATCCAGCTGAGTGCGAGCTCTATATCGTTGAGGGTGATTCGGCTGGCGGCTCGGCGAAGACGGGGCGCGATAGTCGTACGCAGGCGATTTTGCCGCTGCGAGGCAAGGTTCTGAACACTGAACGGGCTCGTCTTGATAAAATGTATGCAAATCGCGAGATACTAAGCTTGATAAAGGGCATGGGTGTCGGTATTGGCGATGCGTTTGACATGCGCGGCTTGCGTTATCATCGTGTTGTGATTATGACCGACGCTGACGTTGACGGTAGCCATATCGCGACGCTGCTTATGACATTCTTCTTCCGGTATATGCGTCCGGTCGTTGAAGGTGGTTATATCTATCTCGCAAAGCCGCCATTATTTAAGTTGAAGCTATCGCAGCATAAACAGGAGTATTTGTATAATGAGGAAGCGCTTGATGCGAAGTATCAGGAATTGATTGCTGCTCGCAAAGAAAAAGGCGTCGCGATTGATCCGAGCGAGCCGCTCGTTCGACAAGCAGGGTTGAGCGAGTCGTCGTTACAACGCTACAAAGGTCTTGGTGAGATGGATGCTGATCAGTTATGGGAAACAACAATGAACCCGGAAAATCGTGTTTTGGTGCAGGTTCGGCTTGAAGATGCAGAGCGTGCTGATGCGATTTTTACTAAACTGATGGGTAATGAGGTCGAGGTGCGCAAAAACTTTATTCAAGCAAATGCAAAGAAAATGAGTCTTGAGGAATTGGATGTCTAA
- a CDS encoding DUF5353 domain-containing protein: protein MNNEKLPGSTEKRESLNGLRELAAEQHEATSENRERESTRESKAERLENARRETLEAVAKAEKENRKETEQSEPSPAERRKGPISKQEREKAFAKTMDEVQSHMSAPSRTFSKIIHNKAVEKTSEVVGNSVARPNAILSGAVCSFVLVLITYLVARAYGYQLSGTETIAAFGLGWVVGLVYDYFRLLIIGKDR, encoded by the coding sequence ATGAACAACGAAAAGTTACCAGGATCAACCGAAAAAAGAGAGTCATTAAACGGGTTACGCGAGCTCGCCGCCGAGCAGCACGAAGCTACGAGCGAGAACCGTGAACGAGAATCGACTCGTGAAAGTAAAGCAGAAAGGCTTGAAAACGCGCGCCGCGAGACGCTTGAGGCTGTTGCAAAAGCCGAAAAAGAGAATCGCAAAGAGACAGAGCAGAGCGAACCATCACCAGCCGAACGACGTAAAGGACCAATCTCTAAACAGGAACGGGAAAAAGCGTTCGCAAAAACGATGGACGAAGTGCAATCTCACATGTCAGCGCCAAGTCGCACCTTCAGCAAAATTATTCATAACAAAGCCGTCGAAAAGACTAGCGAAGTTGTCGGTAATTCTGTTGCGCGACCAAACGCTATTTTGTCAGGAGCCGTTTGCTCGTTCGTTCTCGTGCTCATCACCTATCTCGTAGCGCGCGCATACGGTTACCAATTATCAGGCACTGAAACGATTGCTGCTTTTGGTCTTGGGTGGGTCGTCGGGCTCGTCTACGACTATTTCCGGCTACTCATTATTGGTAAAGATAGGTAG